The following coding sequences lie in one Dunckerocampus dactyliophorus isolate RoL2022-P2 chromosome 4, RoL_Ddac_1.1, whole genome shotgun sequence genomic window:
- the LOC129179214 gene encoding gastrula zinc finger protein XlCGF57.1-like, with translation MNHCYAKMATSIQREGGRESDPPTPSKSSTEKKPQTADNDVQQLIGCQEERPPEPQGWSSTLKQQAAQSPHIKEEEGELWTTQERECLLGPEEDAKSYIQQLIGCQEECPTQLHGVSSTLKQENREHTHIKEEEEEEEELWTTQERECLLGPEKADLTKFYVKTEDHEDKPPESSQLQYNQSEDNKGAEPPGSSSPQHMTPEAYGDSCGGSQADNLLSPLSDRDNTSHCPEVEYRDNTQEPLSSDTDCEGDMNIDAEYKRSECSKKKTDKKRWTCSFCARRFSFRCHLTEHLITHTGKKRYDCSVCGQRVADQSSMVRHMRTHTGEKPFRCSVCGKRFALKATVLSHMRTHTGEKPFGCSVCGQRYGHRCSLIRHMVRHRTEKPFSCSVCDQRFFQKAHEISHMRMHTGEKPFGCSVCGQRFSRKVHVVSHMRIHTGEKPFSCSVCDKRFIRKGDVVRHMITHTREKHFSCSVCGQRFSLKSTLVLHMRTHTREKPFCCAVCGQRFSQNTSMVRHMKTHTGHKPFRCSVRGKSVSHKQNMVTDMRTQTGHKPFSCTVCGKIYSGKKRLTTHMQTHNG, from the exons acgtccagcagctgattggttGTCAAGAAGAACGCCCTCCTGAGCCGCAGGGGTggagctccactttgaagcagcAAGCTGCACAGTctccccacattaaagaggaagagggggaACTCTGGACCACTCAGGAGAGAGAGTGTCTTCTCGGACCGGAGGAGGATGCCAAGTCAT acatccagcagctgattggttGTCAAGAAGAATGTCCCACTCAGCTACATGGGGTTAGCTCCACTTTAAAGCAGGAAAATcgagagcacacacacattaaagaagaagaagaagaagaggaggaactctggacCACTCAGGAAAGAGAGTGTCTTCTCGGGCCGGAGaaggctgatctcaccaagttCTATGTGAAaactgaagaccatgaagacaaaccacctgagtcctcacagcttcagtACAATCAAAGTGAGGATAACAAAGGGGCGGAGCCTCCAGGCAGCAgctcaccacaacacatgacacCAGAAGCTTATGGAGACTCCTGTGGAGGCTCACAAGCAGACAACTTGTTATCTCCACTATCAGATCGTGACAACACGTCACACTGTCCTGAGGTTGAATACAGGGATAACACCCAAGAACCTTTGAGCAGTGATACAGATTGTGAAGGTGATATGAATATAGACGCAGAGTATAAACGGTCTGaatgctctaaaaagaagacgGATAAAAAACGTTGGACCTGCTCATTTTGTGCAAGAAGATTTTCTTTTAGGTGCCATTTGACCGAACACCTGataacacacacaggaaaaaaacgttatgattgttctgtttgtggtcaaagaGTCGCTGATCAGTCATCTATGGTacgacacatgagaacgcacacaggggaaaaaccttttcgttgctcagtttgtggtaaaagatttgCTCTGAAGGCTACTGTTCtttcacacatgagaacgcacacaggagaaaaaccttttggttgttctgtttgtggtcaACGTTATGGTCACAGATGCAGTCTGATTCGCCACATGGTAAGACACAGAAcagaaaaaccctttagttgctcagtttgtgatcAAAGATTCTTTCAAAAGGCACATGAGATATCACACATGAGAATGCATACAGGTgaaaaaccttttggttgttctgtttgtggtcaaagattcAGTCGAAAGGTCCAtgtggtatcacacatgaggatacacacaggagaaaaaccgtttagttgttcagtttgtgataaaagattcATTCGGAAAGGAGATGTAGTCAGACACATGATAACACACACacgagaaaaacattttagttgTTCTGTGTGCGGTCAAAGATTCTCTCTGAAGTCTACTCTGGTATTACACATGAGAACTCACACAAGGGAAAAACCTTTTTGCTGCGCAgtttgtggtcaaagattctctcaaaATACATCTATGGTAagacacatgaaaacacacacaggacacaaACCTTTTAGATGCTCAGTTCGTGGTAAAAGCGtctcacacaaacaaaacatggtcACAGACATGAGAACGCAAACAGGACACaaaccttttagttgcacaGTTTGTGGCAAAATTTATTCTGGTAAGAAAAGATTGacaacacacatgcagacacacaatgGATAA